One genomic window of Streptomyces sp. NBC_01498 includes the following:
- a CDS encoding RNA polymerase sigma factor has protein sequence MKKPFERLVEDHADTVLRVCRAVVGVHDADDAWSETFLAALRAYPDLPDDTNTEAWLVTVAHRKAVDIVRARRRHAVPVADLPERPSGDGLPDGTDHDLWRAVGALPEKQRQAVAYHHFAGLPYREVAEIVGGTPEAARRAASDGVRSLRATLSEPSDRPTELKGSTP, from the coding sequence ATGAAGAAGCCTTTCGAGCGGCTGGTCGAGGACCACGCGGACACCGTGCTCCGGGTCTGCCGGGCGGTGGTCGGCGTCCACGACGCCGACGACGCCTGGTCGGAGACCTTCCTCGCGGCACTGCGCGCCTACCCGGACCTGCCGGACGACACCAACACGGAGGCGTGGCTGGTGACGGTCGCGCACCGCAAGGCCGTCGACATCGTCCGGGCGCGGCGGCGGCACGCCGTACCGGTCGCGGACCTGCCCGAGCGGCCGTCGGGCGACGGGCTCCCGGACGGGACGGACCACGACCTCTGGCGGGCCGTGGGCGCGCTTCCGGAGAAGCAGCGGCAGGCGGTGGCGTACCACCACTTCGCCGGGCTGCCGTACCGGGAGGTCGCGGAGATCGTCGGCGGCACTCCGGAGGCGGCGCGGCGCGCCGCGTCGGACGGCGTCAGGTCCCTGCGGGCCACCCTGTCCGAGCCCTCCGACCGGCCCACCGAACTGAAGGGAAGCACGCCATGA
- a CDS encoding methylated-DNA--[protein]-cysteine S-methyltransferase: MKDSTGSRGTTGAGGTTGASGTTGTSGTTGATGTTGVTGTSGTTGATGTSGATGTSHAPDATRAPDLAPPTPLLPLLDRAAADPRTLARLHTRLEDAARRDGLLDVAYTVVDSPVGRLLLAATERGLVRVAFSGQDHDKVLDGLATALSPRVLRAPGRLDDAARELDQYFSGTRRTFGLPLDLSLSHGFRQLVQRHLPDIAYGRTRSYGEVARLVGNPKAVRAVGTACATNPLPVVVPCHRVLRSDGTLGGYAGGAAAKSVLLDLESAV, translated from the coding sequence ATGAAGGACAGCACGGGAAGCAGGGGAACCACGGGAGCCGGGGGAACCACAGGCGCGAGTGGCACCACCGGTACGAGTGGCACCACCGGCGCCACCGGCACCACGGGCGTCACCGGTACGAGCGGGACCACCGGCGCCACCGGCACCTCAGGCGCCACCGGCACGAGCCACGCCCCCGACGCCACCCGCGCCCCGGACCTCGCTCCCCCCACCCCTCTCCTCCCTCTCCTCGACCGCGCCGCCGCCGACCCCCGAACCCTGGCCCGGCTGCACACCCGTCTGGAGGACGCGGCGCGCCGCGACGGGCTGCTGGATGTCGCCTACACCGTCGTCGACAGCCCCGTCGGCCGCCTTCTGCTGGCCGCCACCGAACGGGGCCTGGTCCGCGTGGCCTTCTCCGGCCAGGACCACGACAAGGTCCTCGACGGCCTGGCCACCGCACTGAGCCCCCGCGTGCTGCGCGCCCCGGGCCGGCTGGACGACGCGGCCCGGGAACTCGACCAGTACTTCAGCGGTACGCGCAGGACGTTCGGGCTGCCGCTCGACCTGTCGCTCTCGCACGGGTTCCGCCAACTGGTGCAGCGTCATCTCCCGGACATCGCCTACGGCCGGACCCGGAGTTACGGCGAGGTCGCCCGGCTCGTCGGCAACCCGAAGGCGGTCCGCGCGGTCGGCACGGCCTGCGCGACCAACCCGCTTCCCGTCGTCGTCCCCTGCCACCGCGTGCTGCGTTCGGACGGAACGCTCGGCGGTTACGCGGGAGGGGCGGCGGCCAAGTCGGTCCTGCTGGACCTGGAGTCCGCCGTCTGA